Part of the Odontesthes bonariensis isolate fOdoBon6 chromosome 15, fOdoBon6.hap1, whole genome shotgun sequence genome, TGTCCTCATCCGTGACTATGAAGGCCTTGCACAGCGGCTGCGCGGTGTTGAGCCAGACTCCCGGGTTCTTTTCCACGGCTGCAGACAGCTGCCCGGTGATCGGAGCGGCGCTGGTGTGGAGAGCGCTCGCTATCGCGGACAGGAGGGTTTTGTCCGTGCAGCCTGGACCTACGCCTGCGGGAGGAGCAGAGACGTCGTCGGACATTTTCACGGTTTGTGGCTGCCATACCGTCATTTTAAGAGCTCTCAAAATGCCACTCGAGCCAACGCCCCGCTACTTTACCTTGCAGGCCTTTCGGGAGCTCCATCGTTTTCACCAGCTCTTCTGCGATGTCATAAGCATTAAGACCGCTGAGTTTCTTCTCCCAAAACAGCTGTGACCAGAAGGACATAATGTCAAAAACAAATCTGCCGCCAACATACTCAGGCTAAAGTCTGGTTTGGCCAGTTTGACAGAAACAGCGTGGCCCGTTTAACATTTGAAATCGAACACTCCTGGTGACACCATCAGAAACCCGCTTTTCTGGTTTGCACAGCGTCGTGTCGGCAATAAAAAGTTCACCTGTCTGGGTTGATCAACAGCTTTCTGGGGATCCGTCTTCACTTTGTTGTTGGGATGGTTTGTAACCTTGGTAACTGGCTGCTTAAAGATGGAGGCCGTCTGCCTGACTGGGAGGGATGTGTTCAAGTCAGGTTTGCCCTTTGAaacatgaacagaaaaaaaaaaaaaagaggatgagACCACTGAGAAGCGTTTCTCAGGGAAGCTTTCGGATGGTAAACACGCAAGATTTCAGAGGCCGGTGTCAGTGCTTTAGAGAAAAGAGCGCCAACAAGTTTTGACAGAAACTGTTTTAACACATATTGATACGTTGTGTGCAGATGAAATGCATCTAGCCAAGTTATAGATGTTTCCAAGAGGCTTTGCAAGCTACAAAAATGAGACTTTCATCTGGAGATCGAGAAGATAAGAGCGCCGTCTTAACTACGACAACACACTTTATGGTAATCTTCATGTGAACAACATGCTATAGTTGGTCTCACCTTGTTCTGGTTGTTGTTATCATATCGCAATCTCTGCCGGTTCTTGTTCAGCTTGCTCATCAGCATCTTCCCCGTGCGAAAATCAAAGGAGCTGAGGTCCATCTGGTTACCGAGGTAACGGGCCAGCTGAGGC contains:
- the mbd3b gene encoding methyl-CpG-binding domain protein 3b isoform X4, producing the protein MDKNDPSGKKFRSKPQLARYLGNQMDLSSFDFRTGKMLMSKLNKNRQRLRYDNNNQNKGKPDLNTSLPVRQTASIFKQPVTKVTNHPNNKVKTDPQKAVDQPRQLFWEKKLSGLNAYDIAEELVKTMELPKGLQGVGPGCTDKTLLSAIASALHTSAAPITGQLSAAVEKNPGVWLNTAQPLCKAFIVTDEDIRKQEELVYSVRKRLEEALMADMLAHVEEAAANEGEPLKEEGNGSEDMESV
- the mbd3b gene encoding methyl-CpG-binding domain protein 3b isoform X3, giving the protein MDKNEAEEQDEEQRQERGEAGRLYSLCPSGKKFRSKPQLARYLGNQMDLSSFDFRTGKMLMSKLNKNRQRLRYDNNNQNKGKPDLNTSLPVRQTASIFKQPVTKVTNHPNNKVKTDPQKAVDQPRQLFWEKKLSGLNAYDIAEELVKTMELPKGLQGVGPGCTDKTLLSAIASALHTSAAPITGQLSAAVEKNPGVWLNTAQPLCKAFIVTDEDIRKQEELVYSVRKRLEEALMADMLAHVEEAAANEGEPLKEEGNGSEDMESV
- the mbd3b gene encoding methyl-CpG-binding domain protein 3b isoform X1; amino-acid sequence: MEKKRWDCTALPKGWKMEEVTRKSGLSAGKSDVYYFSPSGKKFRSKPQLARYLGNQMDLSSFDFRTGKMLMSKLNKNRQRLRYDNNNQNKGKPDLNTSLPVRQTASIFKQPVTKVTNHPNNKVKTDPQKAVDQPRQLFWEKKLSGLNAYDIAEELVKTMELPKGLQGVGPGCTDKTLLSAIASALHTSAAPITGQLSAAVEKNPGVWLNTAQPLCKAFIVTDEDIRKQEELVYSVRKRLEEALMADMLAHVEEAAANEGEPLKEEGNGSEDMESV
- the mbd3b gene encoding methyl-CpG-binding domain protein 3b isoform X5 is translated as MEKKSPSGKKFRSKPQLARYLGNQMDLSSFDFRTGKMLMSKLNKNRQRLRYDNNNQNKGKPDLNTSLPVRQTASIFKQPVTKVTNHPNNKVKTDPQKAVDQPRQLFWEKKLSGLNAYDIAEELVKTMELPKGLQGVGPGCTDKTLLSAIASALHTSAAPITGQLSAAVEKNPGVWLNTAQPLCKAFIVTDEDIRKQEELVYSVRKRLEEALMADMLAHVEEAAANEGEPLKEEGNGSEDMESV
- the mbd3b gene encoding methyl-CpG-binding domain protein 3b isoform X6, which gives rise to MDLSSFDFRTGKMLMSKLNKNRQRLRYDNNNQNKGKPDLNTSLPVRQTASIFKQPVTKVTNHPNNKVKTDPQKAVDQPRQLFWEKKLSGLNAYDIAEELVKTMELPKGLQGVGPGCTDKTLLSAIASALHTSAAPITGQLSAAVEKNPGVWLNTAQPLCKAFIVTDEDIRKQEELVYSVRKRLEEALMADMLAHVEEAAANEGEPLKEEGNGSEDMESV
- the mbd3b gene encoding methyl-CpG-binding domain protein 3b isoform X2 produces the protein MDKNDRAEEQDEEQRQERGEAGRLYSLCPSGKKFRSKPQLARYLGNQMDLSSFDFRTGKMLMSKLNKNRQRLRYDNNNQNKGKPDLNTSLPVRQTASIFKQPVTKVTNHPNNKVKTDPQKAVDQPRQLFWEKKLSGLNAYDIAEELVKTMELPKGLQGVGPGCTDKTLLSAIASALHTSAAPITGQLSAAVEKNPGVWLNTAQPLCKAFIVTDEDIRKQEELVYSVRKRLEEALMADMLAHVEEAAANEGEPLKEEGNGSEDMESV